In Sphingomonas phyllosphaerae, one DNA window encodes the following:
- a CDS encoding transglycosylase domain-containing protein, translated as MASDPTAAVPVRRLSPRALWRRWWVRWGTYLLGLLVVALGVFWLVFARDLPSVDKLKAYEPPLPTNVRGADGAPIYSYARERRVELAYNEYPPLLVKAFLAAEDKTFFEHHGVDFPGLAGAVFDYARKFGTGQRARGGSTITQQVAKNLLIGNEYSPTRKIREALLAYKIEETLTKPQIIELYLNQIFLGRNAYGVEAASHAYFDKELNELSLGQLAYLAILPKGPSNYDPFRDTDRALERRNYVLREMVKNGFVTAAQAEAAAAEPIGAITHRTPKFERVGGYFVEEVRRELIAKFGEQSEDGPHSVYAGGLWVRTSLDKNIQQYAAEALRNGLLRFDAGRGWSGPLRHVEIEGDAWQGPLIGSNIMLDHDNWRAAIAIARDGDAWRLGFADGSTGTMARDAAQMPVRNQGGAAFAAIKPGDIIAVAPSGAGRFALRSVPRISGGFVVQEPATGRILAMQGGFESSVQSFNRATQAFRQPGSTIKPIVYSAALENGMTPASIIIDGPFCVDQGARLGQKCFRNFGNSRGAGPHTMRWGIEQSRNLMTVRTAAQTGMGRVVKLIKAMGIGDYSPYLSYALGAGETTVTKMVNAYGVLANWGRWHDPSLIDVAQDRHGQVIWPENWRACDGCNARDWNGRAMPRPATGGRQVLDAMSAYQMVHITEGVIQRGTATGLRDLNRPMFGKTGTNNGPTDVWFIGGTPQMIAGLYMGFDSPRSLGGYAQGGTVAVPVFKEWAQKAYAGLPPIPFRAPPGIRMVRIDRASGRPVFGTFPTDSDPKPAVIWEAFKPQSEARRARRTAPTAAPSTRPTASATSAAPGDSDFLQRQGGIY; from the coding sequence ATGGCTTCCGATCCGACCGCTGCCGTGCCCGTTCGGCGTCTCTCCCCCCGCGCGCTGTGGCGCCGCTGGTGGGTGCGTTGGGGCACCTATCTGCTGGGGCTGCTGGTGGTGGCGCTCGGCGTCTTCTGGCTGGTGTTCGCGCGCGACCTGCCGTCGGTCGACAAGCTCAAGGCCTATGAGCCGCCGCTGCCGACCAACGTGCGCGGCGCGGACGGCGCGCCGATCTATTCCTACGCGCGCGAGCGCCGCGTCGAGCTGGCGTACAACGAATATCCGCCGCTGCTGGTGAAGGCGTTCCTCGCCGCGGAGGACAAGACCTTCTTCGAGCATCACGGCGTCGATTTCCCCGGGCTGGCGGGTGCGGTGTTCGACTATGCGCGCAAGTTCGGCACCGGGCAGCGTGCGCGCGGCGGCTCGACGATCACGCAGCAGGTGGCGAAGAACCTGCTGATCGGCAACGAATATTCCCCGACTCGCAAGATTCGCGAGGCGTTGCTGGCGTATAAGATCGAGGAAACGCTCACCAAGCCGCAGATCATCGAGCTGTATCTCAATCAGATATTCCTCGGGCGTAACGCCTACGGCGTCGAGGCGGCGAGCCACGCCTATTTCGACAAGGAACTGAACGAGCTGTCACTGGGGCAGCTCGCCTATCTGGCGATCCTGCCCAAGGGACCTTCGAACTACGACCCGTTCCGCGACACCGATCGCGCGCTGGAGCGGCGCAACTACGTGCTGCGCGAGATGGTCAAGAATGGCTTCGTCACCGCAGCACAGGCCGAGGCGGCCGCCGCCGAGCCGATCGGCGCGATCACGCATCGCACGCCCAAGTTCGAGCGCGTCGGCGGCTATTTCGTCGAGGAAGTGCGCCGCGAGCTGATCGCCAAATTCGGCGAACAGTCCGAGGACGGGCCGCACAGCGTCTATGCCGGCGGGCTGTGGGTGCGCACCTCGCTCGACAAGAATATCCAGCAATATGCCGCCGAGGCGCTGCGCAACGGCCTGCTGCGCTTCGACGCCGGGCGCGGCTGGTCGGGGCCATTGCGGCATGTCGAGATCGAGGGCGACGCGTGGCAGGGGCCGCTGATCGGCAGCAACATCATGCTCGACCACGACAACTGGCGCGCGGCGATCGCGATCGCGCGCGACGGTGACGCGTGGCGGCTGGGCTTCGCGGACGGATCGACGGGGACGATGGCGCGCGACGCGGCGCAGATGCCGGTGCGCAACCAGGGCGGTGCCGCCTTTGCCGCGATCAAGCCCGGCGACATCATCGCGGTCGCGCCGAGCGGGGCGGGGCGGTTCGCGCTCCGCTCGGTCCCGCGCATCTCGGGCGGGTTCGTCGTGCAGGAGCCCGCGACCGGGCGCATCCTGGCGATGCAGGGCGGGTTCGAGTCGAGCGTCCAGTCGTTCAACCGCGCGACGCAGGCGTTCCGCCAGCCGGGCTCGACGATCAAACCGATCGTCTATTCGGCGGCGCTGGAGAACGGCATGACCCCGGCATCGATCATTATCGACGGGCCGTTCTGCGTCGACCAGGGCGCGCGGTTGGGGCAGAAATGCTTCCGCAACTTCGGCAATTCGCGCGGCGCCGGGCCGCACACCATGCGCTGGGGCATCGAACAGTCGCGCAACCTGATGACGGTGCGCACCGCCGCGCAGACCGGCATGGGACGCGTCGTCAAGCTCATCAAGGCGATGGGGATCGGCGATTACTCACCCTATCTCTCCTATGCGCTGGGGGCGGGCGAGACGACCGTGACGAAGATGGTCAACGCCTATGGCGTGCTCGCCAATTGGGGGCGCTGGCACGATCCGTCGTTGATCGACGTCGCGCAGGACCGGCACGGGCAGGTGATCTGGCCCGAGAACTGGCGGGCGTGCGACGGCTGCAACGCGCGTGACTGGAACGGGCGCGCGATGCCGCGCCCCGCCACCGGCGGGCGGCAGGTGCTCGACGCGATGAGCGCGTATCAGATGGTGCATATCACCGAGGGCGTGATCCAGCGCGGGACCGCCACGGGCCTGCGCGATCTCAACCGACCGATGTTCGGCAAGACCGGCACCAACAATGGCCCCACTGACGTGTGGTTCATCGGCGGCACGCCGCAGATGATCGCCGGGCTTTACATGGGCTTCGACAGTCCGCGCAGCCTTGGCGGCTATGCGCAGGGCGGGACGGTCGCGGTGCCGGTGTTCAAGGAATGGGCGCAAAAGGCTTATGCCGGGTTGCCGCCGATCCCGTTCCGTGCGCCGCCGGGCATCCGCATGGTGCGGATCGACCGTGCTAGCGGGCGGCCGGTGTTCGGCACCTTCCCGACCGACAGCGATCCCAAGCCGGCGGTGATCTGGGAAGCGTTCAAGCCGCAGAGCGAGGCACGCCGCGCGCGCCGTACCGCGCCGACCGCTGCCCCGTCGACGCGCCCGACCGCCAGCGCGACCAGTGCCGCCCCGGGAGACAGCGACTTCTTGCAGAGGCAGGGGGGCATCTACTAA
- the prfB gene encoding peptide chain release factor 2, with product MRAEAQAHVDSINEALALLRRFLDWDRALRRLDELNARVEDQALWNNPKEAQAVMRERRRLDEAITATRDIERELSDTVELIEMAEAEGDAEMADEGVAALKTLADRAQADKVKALLAGEADANDSYIEINAGAGGTESQDWAGMLQRMYTRWAERRGLKVELIDYHAGEQAGIKSATLLVKGENAYGYAKVESGVHRLVRISPYDSAARRHTSFSSVWVYPVIDDNIEVEINESDLRIDTYRASGAGGQHINTTDSAVRITHLPTGIVVQCQNQRSQHKNKAEAYNQLRARLYERELAEREAVANAENATKTDIGWGHQIRSYVLQPYQLVKDLRTGATSTSPGDVLDGDLDEFMAAALSQRVTGEAVVVEDVD from the coding sequence ATGCGCGCCGAAGCGCAGGCCCATGTCGACAGCATCAACGAGGCGCTGGCGCTGCTGCGCCGCTTCCTCGACTGGGACCGCGCGTTGCGTCGCCTCGACGAGCTGAACGCGCGCGTCGAGGATCAGGCGCTGTGGAACAACCCGAAGGAAGCGCAGGCGGTGATGCGCGAGCGTCGCCGGCTGGACGAGGCGATCACCGCGACGCGCGATATCGAGCGCGAGTTGTCCGACACGGTCGAGTTGATCGAGATGGCCGAGGCGGAGGGCGATGCCGAAATGGCCGATGAGGGCGTCGCCGCGCTCAAGACGCTCGCCGATCGCGCGCAGGCCGACAAGGTCAAGGCGCTGCTGGCGGGCGAGGCGGATGCCAACGACAGCTATATCGAGATCAACGCCGGCGCGGGCGGCACCGAGAGCCAGGATTGGGCCGGGATGCTCCAGCGCATGTACACGCGCTGGGCCGAGCGGCGCGGGCTGAAGGTCGAGCTGATCGACTATCACGCCGGCGAGCAGGCGGGGATCAAGAGCGCGACGCTGCTGGTCAAGGGCGAGAACGCCTATGGCTATGCCAAGGTCGAATCCGGCGTCCACCGGCTGGTGCGGATCAGCCCGTACGACAGCGCCGCGCGCCGCCACACGAGCTTTTCGAGCGTCTGGGTCTATCCGGTGATCGACGACAATATCGAGGTCGAGATCAACGAGAGCGACCTGCGCATCGACACCTATCGCGCGTCGGGCGCGGGCGGGCAGCACATCAACACCACCGATTCCGCGGTGCGCATCACGCACTTGCCGACCGGGATCGTCGTGCAGTGCCAGAACCAGCGTTCGCAGCACAAGAACAAGGCCGAGGCTTACAACCAGCTGCGCGCGCGCCTGTATGAGCGCGAGCTGGCGGAGCGCGAGGCGGTCGCGAACGCCGAGAACGCCACCAAGACCGACATCGGCTGGGGTCACCAGATCCGCAGCTACGTGCTCCAGCCGTATCAGCTGGTGAAGGACCTGCGCACCGGCGCGACCAGTACCTCGCCTGGCGACGTGCTGGATGGTGACCTCGACGAGTTCATGGCCGCCGCGCTCTCGCAGCGCGTGACCGGCGAGGCAGTAGTCGTGGAGGACGTCGACTAA
- a CDS encoding class I SAM-dependent methyltransferase — translation MFALTAVALLLLAACDGSQPLIKHKTKEPGPFPAADRPIANIVSPRWSNEETRDRLGEAGRVMDLAEIRKGMTVADLGAGEGYYTIRLAARVGENGRVLAEDVVPAVHEALAERVARERLDNVSVRLGMPADPRLPDNSFDRIFMVHMYHEIEQPYEFLWRMRPSLRRDGLVVVVDADRPTEQHGTPPRLLRCEFAAVGYAQVGFRELRSAGGYLATFRAAGRRPDPAEIVACRMK, via the coding sequence GTGTTCGCCTTGACGGCGGTGGCGTTGTTGCTGCTGGCGGCGTGCGACGGGTCGCAGCCGCTCATCAAGCACAAGACCAAGGAGCCGGGGCCGTTCCCGGCCGCCGATCGCCCGATCGCGAACATCGTCTCGCCGCGCTGGTCGAACGAGGAAACGCGCGACCGGCTGGGTGAGGCCGGGCGGGTGATGGACCTCGCCGAGATCCGCAAGGGGATGACCGTCGCCGATCTCGGCGCGGGCGAGGGCTATTATACGATCCGGCTGGCGGCGCGCGTCGGTGAGAACGGGCGCGTGCTGGCGGAGGACGTGGTGCCGGCAGTGCACGAGGCGCTGGCGGAACGCGTCGCGCGCGAGCGGCTGGACAATGTCAGCGTGCGGCTGGGGATGCCCGCCGATCCGCGGCTGCCCGACAACAGCTTCGACCGGATCTTCATGGTGCACATGTACCACGAGATCGAGCAGCCGTATGAATTCCTGTGGCGGATGCGGCCTTCGCTGCGCCGCGACGGGCTGGTGGTGGTGGTCGACGCCGACCGGCCGACCGAGCAGCACGGGACGCCGCCACGGCTGCTGCGCTGCGAGTTCGCGGCGGTCGGCTATGCGCAGGTCGGGTTTCGGGAGCTGCGGTCGGCGGGCGGCTATCTCGCGACGTTCCGCGCGGCGGGGCGGCGGCCCGATCCGGCGGAGATCGTCGCGTGCCGGATGAAGTGA
- a CDS encoding thymidylate synthase, translating into MQQYLDLMRRVLDSGVRQDDRTGTGTLSVFGHQMRFDLAQGFPVLTTKKLHLRSIIIELLWFLRGDTNVRWLQERKVSIWDEWADESGDLGPVYGKQWRDWAAADGRHIDQIAALIDEIRTRPASRRQIVTAWNPGELHAMALSPCHCLFQTHVANGRLSLQLYQRSADIFLGVPFNIASYALLTHMLAQQCDLEVGEFIWTGGDCHLYLNHLEQAETQLARTPTALPTLTFARRPASIDAYEPEDFVLTGYEAQPHIKAAVSV; encoded by the coding sequence GTGCAGCAATATCTCGACCTCATGCGCCGCGTGCTCGATTCGGGCGTGCGGCAGGACGACCGGACCGGCACCGGCACGCTCAGCGTGTTCGGGCATCAAATGCGCTTCGATCTGGCGCAGGGCTTTCCGGTCCTCACCACCAAGAAGCTCCATCTGCGCTCGATCATCATCGAGCTGTTGTGGTTCCTGCGCGGCGACACCAACGTCCGCTGGTTGCAGGAGCGCAAGGTCAGCATCTGGGACGAATGGGCCGACGAGAGCGGCGATCTCGGCCCGGTCTATGGCAAGCAATGGCGCGACTGGGCGGCGGCGGACGGGCGGCACATCGACCAGATCGCGGCGCTGATCGACGAGATCCGCACGCGCCCGGCGTCGCGGCGGCAGATCGTCACCGCGTGGAACCCCGGCGAGCTGCACGCAATGGCGCTCAGCCCGTGCCATTGCCTGTTTCAGACGCATGTCGCGAACGGCCGGCTGTCGTTGCAATTGTATCAGCGCTCGGCCGACATCTTCCTCGGCGTGCCGTTCAACATCGCCAGCTATGCGCTGCTGACGCACATGCTCGCGCAGCAATGCGATCTCGAGGTCGGCGAGTTCATCTGGACCGGCGGCGATTGCCATCTGTACCTCAACCATCTCGAGCAGGCCGAAACGCAACTCGCACGCACCCCGACCGCGCTGCCGACGCTGACCTTCGCGCGGCGTCCGGCGTCGATCGACGCCTATGAGCCAGAAGATTTTGTGCTGACTGGTTACGAGGCGCAACCGCATATCAAGGCGGCGGTGTCGGTCTGA
- a CDS encoding glucan biosynthesis protein: MTIFSRRDAMLATGAAALWPALVRAQARAGSSTPFSWEVLQQRAAALAKQPYRAVPPVAAAAALDYDAVGGIRYRADKTLAGGIRPFPLGKYAPVPVTLNVVADGRATRVDYAPSLFETKPGVTPAPGFAGFRVMEQGKDSDWLAYMGASYFRSAGALDQYGLSARGIAIDTGLEKEEFPVFTEFWIERLGDGGYTIYALLDGESLTGAYRFVSRHPKAVVQDVSSVLFLRKPVARLGIAPATSMFWYDDRSHKTAADWRPEIHDSDGLAMRTAGGERVWRPLRNPAQPTTDSFAADDVRGFGLLQRDRNFDHYQDDGAFYDRRPNLWIEPQGKWGSGRVILYAFPTAGETTDNVVCFWTPGAPVRAGQRLAYDYRLTWGGDDPTLDRVAHVVDSWTGSAGRPGAEPIAGAVKLVADFVGDGLAGLTRQSGVSAEIGVARGKLLESAAYPVVGQRNRWRVTADIAPDGSGPADVRLFLKRGTATLSETLLMPLYRP; this comes from the coding sequence ATGACGATTTTCAGCCGACGCGATGCGATGCTGGCGACGGGCGCTGCGGCGCTCTGGCCGGCGCTGGTCCGGGCGCAAGCGCGCGCGGGTAGCTCGACGCCCTTCTCCTGGGAAGTTCTTCAGCAACGCGCGGCGGCGCTGGCGAAGCAACCCTATCGCGCGGTGCCGCCGGTCGCCGCCGCGGCCGCGCTCGACTATGATGCGGTCGGCGGCATCCGCTACCGCGCCGACAAGACGCTGGCCGGGGGTATCCGTCCGTTCCCGCTCGGCAAATATGCGCCGGTGCCGGTCACGCTCAACGTCGTTGCCGATGGCCGCGCGACGCGGGTCGATTACGCGCCGTCGCTGTTCGAGACCAAGCCGGGTGTCACCCCTGCGCCGGGCTTCGCGGGCTTCCGCGTCATGGAGCAAGGCAAGGACAGCGACTGGCTCGCCTATATGGGCGCCTCCTATTTCCGCTCGGCGGGCGCGCTCGACCAATATGGCTTGTCGGCGCGCGGCATCGCGATCGACACCGGGCTGGAGAAGGAAGAGTTTCCGGTCTTCACCGAGTTCTGGATCGAGCGGCTCGGCGACGGGGGCTATACGATCTATGCGCTGCTCGACGGCGAGAGCCTGACTGGCGCATATCGCTTCGTCTCGCGCCACCCGAAGGCGGTGGTGCAGGACGTGTCGTCGGTGCTGTTCCTCCGCAAGCCGGTCGCGCGGCTCGGCATCGCACCGGCGACCAGCATGTTCTGGTACGACGACCGCAGCCACAAGACCGCGGCCGACTGGCGGCCCGAGATCCACGATTCGGACGGGCTCGCGATGCGCACTGCCGGCGGCGAGCGGGTGTGGCGGCCGCTGCGCAACCCGGCGCAGCCGACCACCGACAGCTTCGCCGCCGACGACGTGCGCGGGTTCGGCTTGCTCCAGCGCGACCGTAATTTCGACCATTATCAGGACGATGGCGCGTTCTACGATCGCCGCCCCAATTTGTGGATCGAGCCGCAGGGGAAGTGGGGGAGCGGGCGCGTGATCCTCTACGCCTTTCCGACCGCGGGCGAGACGACCGACAATGTCGTGTGTTTCTGGACACCGGGCGCGCCGGTGCGCGCGGGGCAGCGGCTCGCCTACGATTATCGGCTGACGTGGGGCGGGGACGACCCGACGCTCGACCGCGTCGCGCATGTCGTCGACAGCTGGACCGGCAGCGCGGGGCGGCCCGGCGCAGAGCCGATCGCGGGTGCGGTGAAGCTGGTGGCGGACTTCGTCGGCGACGGGCTGGCCGGGCTGACGCGGCAGAGCGGGGTAAGTGCCGAGATCGGCGTTGCGCGCGGAAAGCTGCTGGAAAGCGCGGCCTATCCCGTCGTCGGGCAGCGCAACCGCTGGCGCGTCACCGCCGATATCGCACCGGACGGTAGCGGGCCGGCTGACGTGCGACTGTTCCTGAAGCGCGGCACTGCGACGCTCAGCGAGACGCTGCTGATGCCGCTCTACCGTCCATGA
- the mdoH gene encoding glucans biosynthesis glucosyltransferase MdoH, producing the protein MSEPRPRLPAPAPLDMPEQRFDGPPPPERAPDPFDGAIGSGADTFARRALLVLLTLVLALAASTTLKESVLTDGLTISDMLLLTVFFPLFALLAFGFINTVVGYIVLATGLHPGFTPMPRWSEPLKGRTAILMPVHNEDIGEVCGRLAQMADALARTGSCGAFDFFILSDSAAENEAAEVAAWRALAERSECAIYYRRRVENVGRKPGNIADWLRAHGAAYDYMLMLDADSLMGGETIVGMTQIMDRRPGVALLQTVPQVIGASTLFQRWMQFSSRIYGPAATAGLVWWSGAEATFWGHNALIRVRAFADSCGLPVLPGAPPFGGTIMSHDVVEAALLRRRGWRVHMVMTEETFEEYPPTLIDAGVRDRRWAQGNLQHLQLLGASGFHWINRLQLLLGAAGYLASPLWLLLIAVSVVQAVRGEPGLMSGDPSGMVLELTLALLFGPKLLGIIHALGDAQRRRALGGAGGILRSVLVDVPLSTLAAPGIALTQTIDLLGIATQRKAEWHAQNRRVDGLPMAAILPRYRWHVLLGMLLLALSPLMPHAALWLAPVTAGLLLSPLIVQWTASERWGVRAARVGVFVTDAGRETPPPVPAVATG; encoded by the coding sequence ATGAGCGAACCTCGCCCGCGACTGCCCGCCCCCGCGCCGCTCGACATGCCCGAGCAGCGCTTCGACGGACCGCCGCCGCCGGAGCGCGCGCCGGACCCGTTCGATGGCGCGATCGGGTCGGGGGCGGACACGTTCGCGCGGCGCGCTTTGCTGGTGCTATTGACGCTGGTGCTGGCGCTCGCCGCGTCGACGACGCTCAAGGAATCGGTGCTGACCGACGGGCTGACAATCAGCGACATGCTGTTGCTGACGGTGTTCTTTCCGCTGTTCGCGCTGCTCGCGTTCGGCTTCATCAACACCGTCGTCGGCTATATCGTGCTGGCGACCGGGCTCCACCCCGGTTTCACCCCGATGCCGCGCTGGTCGGAGCCGCTGAAGGGCCGCACCGCGATCCTGATGCCGGTCCATAACGAGGATATCGGCGAAGTGTGCGGGCGGCTGGCGCAGATGGCAGACGCGCTGGCACGGACAGGGTCGTGCGGCGCGTTCGACTTCTTCATCCTGAGCGATTCCGCCGCCGAGAACGAAGCCGCCGAAGTCGCGGCGTGGCGGGCGCTGGCCGAGCGATCGGAATGCGCGATCTATTATCGCCGCCGCGTCGAGAATGTCGGGCGCAAGCCGGGCAATATCGCCGACTGGCTGCGCGCGCACGGTGCCGCCTACGACTATATGCTGATGCTCGACGCCGATAGCCTGATGGGGGGCGAGACGATCGTTGGCATGACCCAGATCATGGATCGCCGCCCCGGCGTCGCCCTGCTCCAGACCGTGCCGCAGGTGATCGGCGCCTCGACCCTGTTCCAGCGCTGGATGCAATTCTCCAGCCGGATCTACGGCCCCGCCGCGACCGCGGGGCTGGTGTGGTGGTCGGGGGCGGAGGCGACGTTCTGGGGGCATAATGCGCTGATCCGCGTCCGCGCCTTCGCGGACAGTTGCGGGTTGCCAGTACTGCCGGGCGCGCCGCCGTTCGGGGGAACGATCATGAGCCACGACGTCGTGGAGGCGGCGCTGCTACGGCGGCGCGGCTGGCGCGTGCACATGGTGATGACCGAGGAGACGTTCGAGGAATATCCCCCGACGCTGATCGACGCCGGGGTGCGCGATCGCCGCTGGGCGCAGGGCAATCTCCAGCATCTTCAACTGCTGGGCGCATCGGGATTTCACTGGATCAACCGGCTGCAATTGCTGCTCGGCGCGGCGGGGTATCTCGCCTCGCCGCTGTGGCTGCTGCTGATCGCGGTCAGCGTCGTGCAGGCGGTGCGCGGCGAGCCGGGGCTGATGTCGGGTGATCCCTCGGGGATGGTGCTCGAGCTGACGCTGGCGCTGCTGTTCGGGCCGAAGCTGCTCGGCATCATCCACGCGCTGGGCGATGCGCAGCGCCGCCGCGCGTTGGGCGGGGCAGGGGGGATCCTGCGATCGGTGCTGGTCGACGTGCCGCTGTCGACGCTCGCCGCGCCGGGGATTGCGCTGACGCAGACGATCGACCTGCTCGGTATCGCGACGCAGCGCAAGGCGGAGTGGCATGCGCAGAACCGTCGCGTCGACGGGCTGCCGATGGCGGCGATCCTGCCGCGCTATCGCTGGCATGTGCTGCTGGGCATGTTGCTGCTGGCGCTGTCGCCGTTGATGCCCCATGCGGCGCTGTGGCTGGCGCCGGTCACCGCCGGGCTGCTGCTGTCGCCGTTGATCGTGCAATGGACCGCCAGCGAGCGCTGGGGTGTGCGCGCGGCGCGCGTCGGGGTGTTCGTGACCGATGCCGGGCGCGAAACGCCGCCGCCGGTGCCGGCGGTCGCGACCGGGTAA
- a CDS encoding isocitrate lyase → MTYQDSVAAAQRTITQAGPGWHDIQPEAVARMRLQNRFRSGLDIARHTAAVMRRDMAAYNADPSAYTQSLGCWHGFIAQQKIISIRKHFGTTKGRYLYLSGWMVAALRSDFGPLPDQSMHEKTAVPALIEEIYTFLKQADARELNLLFRDIDAARASGNAVEAQRLIHAVDHYESHVVPIIADIDAGFGNAEATYLLARKMIEAGACALQIENQVSDEKQCGHQDGKVTVPHEDFLAKVRACRYAFMELGVEDGIIVARTDSLGAGLTKQIAYSRAPGDLGDQYNRYLDADPVTVPERGDVLIERDGQLLRPKRLASNLFQFRAGTGEDRCVLDCVTALRHGADLLWIETERPDIAQIAGMVDRIRAEVPDAKLVYNNSPSFNWTLNFRQQVFDRWRTEGRDVAGYDRARLMDAGYDESPLAVEADERIRTFQRDASQRAGIFHHLITLPTYHTAALGTDLLARDYFGAAGMLGYVRHVQRREIREGIACVRHQNMSGSDIGDDHKDYFAGDAALKAGGAHNTMNQFAA, encoded by the coding sequence ATGACCTATCAGGACAGCGTCGCCGCCGCGCAGCGCACCATCACGCAGGCCGGCCCCGGCTGGCACGACATCCAGCCCGAGGCGGTGGCACGGATGCGCTTGCAGAACCGCTTCCGCTCCGGGCTCGACATTGCGCGCCACACCGCGGCGGTGATGCGGCGCGATATGGCGGCTTATAATGCCGACCCGAGTGCTTACACTCAGTCGCTCGGCTGCTGGCACGGCTTCATCGCGCAGCAGAAGATCATCAGCATCCGCAAGCATTTCGGCACCACCAAGGGGCGCTATCTCTATCTGTCGGGCTGGATGGTCGCCGCGCTGCGCAGCGACTTCGGCCCGCTTCCTGACCAGTCGATGCACGAGAAGACCGCGGTGCCGGCGCTGATCGAGGAAATTTACACCTTCCTCAAACAGGCCGACGCGCGCGAGTTGAACCTGCTGTTCCGCGACATCGACGCAGCGCGCGCCAGCGGCAATGCAGTGGAGGCGCAGCGGCTGATCCACGCGGTCGACCATTACGAGAGCCATGTCGTTCCGATCATCGCCGACATCGACGCCGGCTTCGGCAATGCCGAGGCGACCTATCTGCTCGCGCGCAAGATGATCGAGGCCGGCGCCTGCGCTCTCCAGATCGAGAACCAGGTCTCCGACGAGAAACAATGCGGGCATCAGGACGGCAAGGTGACGGTGCCGCACGAGGACTTTCTCGCGAAGGTTCGCGCCTGCCGCTACGCCTTCATGGAACTGGGCGTCGAGGACGGCATCATCGTCGCGCGCACCGACTCGCTTGGGGCCGGCCTGACCAAGCAAATCGCCTATTCGCGCGCGCCCGGCGATCTCGGCGACCAGTATAATAGGTATCTCGACGCCGATCCGGTCACGGTGCCGGAGCGTGGCGACGTGCTGATCGAGCGCGACGGGCAGTTGCTGCGACCGAAGCGGCTTGCCTCGAACCTGTTCCAGTTCCGCGCCGGCACGGGCGAGGATCGTTGCGTGCTCGACTGCGTGACCGCGCTCCGCCACGGGGCCGACCTGTTGTGGATCGAAACCGAGCGCCCCGACATCGCGCAGATCGCCGGGATGGTCGATCGCATCCGCGCCGAAGTGCCCGACGCCAAGCTGGTCTACAACAATTCGCCCAGCTTCAACTGGACGCTCAACTTTCGCCAGCAAGTGTTCGACCGCTGGCGCACGGAAGGCCGCGACGTCGCCGGCTACGATCGGGCGCGATTGATGGACGCCGGCTACGACGAAAGCCCGCTGGCGGTCGAGGCGGACGAGCGCATCCGCACCTTCCAGCGCGACGCGTCGCAGCGCGCCGGCATCTTTCACCATCTCATCACCTTGCCGACCTATCACACCGCGGCGCTCGGCACCGATCTGTTGGCGCGCGACTATTTCGGCGCAGCGGGAATGCTCGGTTACGTCAGGCATGTGCAACGTCGTGAAATTCGAGAGGGGATCGCCTGCGTCCGCCACCAGAACATGTCCGGCAGCGATATCGGCGACGACCACAAGGACTATTTCGCCGGGGACGCCGCGCTCAAGGCCGGGGGAGCGCACAATACGATGAACCAATTCGCTGCGTGA